The window GCGGATCTCTTTGAGATGGCCGCCGCCTACCTGTTCCATATTATACAAAACCACCCATTTATCGATGGTAACAAGCGCGTCGGATCGATGACCGCTTTCGCATTCCTCAAGCTGAACGGGCTGACGCTTGCGGCCTCTGAAACTGATTTCGAACAGGTCGTTCTGGAGGTCGCAAGGGGCCGACTCAACAAGGCCGCGATCGCCGAGTTCCTCAGAACACACTCCCGCCGCTAGTATCCAGCACCTTTCTGGATGTCCGCCTTTGCACGCATCGCAATAGCTCATGAACTCGCGGTGGTATGCCTTTTCTGTTTCCTCGCCCCCCGGGTACCCTCTGGGTGCGGAGAGGACGAAGGTG is drawn from Candidatus Methylomirabilis lanthanidiphila and contains these coding sequences:
- a CDS encoding death-on-curing protein, which produces MSPVFLSLDEVIEIHRDMIERYGGSAGIRDMGLLQSAVAMPQTGFGGEFLHADLFEMAAAYLFHIIQNHPFIDGNKRVGSMTAFAFLKLNGLTLAASETDFEQVVLEVARGRLNKAAIAEFLRTHSRR